The Fulvia fulva chromosome 1, complete sequence region CACCAGAGCCCGAGCCTGCACCAGAGGCGAAAACGACCAAATCCAAGTCCGCAAGACAAGACAAGCGCAGGAAGTCGACGCCGCTCGAAAGCAAAGTCGTCATGGGTGCCGATCCTGACACCGACACCGCACTCGTCCCGATCAAAGGACTGCCCAAAGAGAGGCAGAACGTGGCCCAGGCGTTGAGCAAGATCATAGGCGCCGACATCGAGAAGCGCGCCAAGTCTGGTACCAGACTGCCCGCTGGACAGACAGGATCATCACTGGGTGACCACTACGCAGTGCGCATCGAGTATTCGCTTCACATGAATCACACTGCCGGCAAGGAGTCCTACAAGCAGCAATTCCGTACCCTTCATGCCAACCTCAAGAAGAACACTGGACTCGTTGAGAAATTAATGCTTGGATCGCTCACAGCCGATGAACTCTCGACCATGGAAAGCAGCGAGATGCTGAGTGAAGACAAGCAACGTGAGCGTGCTACTATGAAAGAGGCACTAGACCGTCAAGCAGTTGCAGTGCAGGAAGATGGCCCAAGATACAAGCAGGACCACAAAGGCTATCACTTGATTGAAGGTGAAGCGGACCGGCAGACCGCGAGCGCGTCCGAGCCACGACCTGCGGTCTTGAGAGCGAGCGCGTCTCAAGATGCAGCTGGCAGACCGACTTCAAGCCGCTCGCCTACCAGCCAAGGACCTCTAAGCATAGGCACCAAGCAAGCCGAGGCAGATATGGAGCGCCGCGCATCGTACCAAGCCTTTAGTATGGACAAGATCTGGGAGAAGACGGGTAATGCTCAGTCTCCGACGGCCAACATATCGCGACCATTACAGCCGCACGCCCGCCGAACAAGCTCAATTCAAGTTCAACCACAGACTCAGGGCAATGGTGCCAAGGACGACCCAGACATTGATCGTATGCTTGAAGACAACGACGATACTTACTCGCCTGCTCCAGTGACCGGCGTGGATGCCATCATCTGGCGTGGCAAGCTCGTCCAGACCAGTGAAGACGATGCACCCACGGTCAACGCACGCTTCGTTGCAGGCCGGGATCTCGCATCAACGGTCCCATGGCAAGAGCTTCTTCCCAACCGACTTTCGATCGATGGCCGACTTGCTGTCCAAAAGGCGGAGGAGTACCTTTGCGGCCTGCGGTGGAGCTCCACGAGCGATGTGGCTGTCTTGGCACTGACGCCGTACGACAATGCTTCCCCGTTCAACGAAGTGTTCGAGTACTTCCACAGTCGCCAGAGGTATGCTGTGATTGAGAAGGACAAGCCACACATGGTCAAGGACTTCTACATCATTCCACTCGAAGCTGGAGCGGAGTTGCCGCCACACGCCGCCATGTTGGAGCATTGCACACTCAAGAACCCCATTGAGGAGCGCATGCTGCTGGCAACCTTGATCGTTGCTCGTGCGCCTGCCAGCCCGACAAAGCAAGACTCGACTGCTGGCAGTGCGATCGGCACTAACGGACACCATTTGCCGCAACACGTGCGCCAAAGCATTGGCGGTCCTGCTGGATCACCACTTACCGCACAGACCCCAACGTTTCCGCCTCAGCAGGGAAGTCCACAAGCTGGATATGGCGCTTCTGCGCCCAACACCTTTCCACCGAATTCGTACGGTCCATCTCACCTGACGCCACCTGGACAACCAGCTGCCTACCCTCAGCAAAACTCGCCACCGCAAAACATGCCACCGCAGCAATCGCAAGTAGAGCAGATCCTCGGAGAGCTCCAATACACACCAACAGCAAAGATGATCTTGAGCCAAGCAGGCAATAGCCTGACTGTTGATCAGCTGAACAACCTGAAGACAATACTCGTCGAGGACCTGAATGCGCGGACTGACTTCGAGGCATTGACACGAAAGCTGTTCGCAGACAGATTGTAGCGCGATAATCAGTGGTTGGTTGCGCTTTTGGCATTGGTGCGATTGCGGATGCCCAATAAGCCTTCAGTACGGCCATCGTCAGATGTCAGCGGGCAAGACGTGCCTCGTGTAGAGGTGTCAAAGTCGCGCGAACGGACGTGCCGAGAGATGGCCGGTCTACGATAGAGATTGTGGTCGGGACTCATCTACAATCAAAGCGCCTGGGACGATACTATTGAGGGAACCTCGGCGTTGTGGTGACACAACTGGCAGGACTGTATGAGGGACATGTTTATCACAGCATAATACCCTTTTCAAGGATCTGGCAGTCACAGCGCTGGCATGTTAGGCTTCTACACTCGGAAAGGAAGAGTCCAACCATTGGACATACGACCCGGCTCTTTTTGCCTGTTGCAAAGCAAGATGCATGTTCACAATCAGCTTTTCAGTAGTCACGCGTTATATGATTACGTATATGAAGGCATCGTAGATCTATCTTCTATGTTCTATCTTCCGTGGTCGTTGTTGGTCGTGGACATCGTCTAATAATACAATACCGGCGTGCTGGCCTGCATCTCCGTTTTCGTTGCTTCGCCAAACAAGAAAATCTTACACCGTCCTTCCTAACAAAGTGCCGTGCACTAGAAGCTGAACAGGCCTGACCTCCTCTTTCCGAAAGGATACACAACGATTGCTGAGAGGAACAATCCAACCGTGATCCCAATCGCCACCTGTACAACAGAATAACCCACTGTGAAAGCAATACTGTTGAGCCCTTGGGCCGCTGTAGCAATAGACGTTGTGTTCACGACTGTAGTCCCATTCGTCCCGCCCGAAGTGATCTGGTTCGCACTCGCAATCCCCGCCACCAATGACCCGTTGACAGCAAGACCAGATGGCACTTGCACGAAGATTGCTGGCAACATAGCGGCAGCTGCGAGGCCATAGCCGACTCGTCTCGCATTAGGCTGGAAGTTTGAATGAATGGATTCGTTGTCGCCCATAACTTTTCCTTCTTCCATGATTTTCGGCGACTTCCTCTTACTCTGGTGGCCGAAGATCCTCTTCCTGAAAGACTTCCAGCGAGGTCGGAGTCTCTCCTCCCAGAGATCCCAGCCGCGATTCTCGAGTCTGCCACCGATGCGGCTGTATAGGTTCGCGAGAACGCCAATGGCAAGCGCACCTAGAGTGTTGCTGACTTGTGTATTGCCGGAAAAGCGGCGGGCGGAAAAGTAGTTTACGACGTAGCCGGCGAAGGCTATAATCATCATGACAGGAGCTTGCTTCCACTTGGCCTGGTTTATGATGATCAGGCACATAGTAAATCCTGGAACAAAGAAGAAAAACCAGTATTCGGGGACCTGGTTCCTGCAGGTGGTCTCGCTGGTGGCATTCTTGTCCATGATCCCGTAGATTGCAGTTCCAATCGTGATGCCAAAGCCTAGGAAGAGTGAATAGATGATGGCGTACACCATACGGACACTACCGGCTACTATTGAGCGGGATTGCAGCTCCAAAGACGCGCAGAGGACGGTGTAGCCGGGAAGGATGAGCGCAATAGATGACTGGGCGAGCGCTGAGAAGCAGAATAGGTCGCCTCCCCTTATGCTGCCAAAGGCTCGTGCTAGGAAACTCGTGATGACCGCTGCCGAGATCTCGAAGACATTGGCGTAGAGATCCGACGCTGGAGCGACGTACAGCTGTAGGAAGCCGAGAATACATCCCAAAAAGAAGGCGATAGGCAGATCGATGAGTCTCGCGCCAAAAGCGAACGGGCCTACACAAACTGCTGCGAGACCATAAACGGGTATCCTGACAAAGCGGTTATGTTTAGGTTCCCGATTGCTGACTTCCTTAAGGCGGCCGTGTGCCTGCTCCACCCCAAGCTTGTCATGCACCACTTCCTTGTAGACTTCATGAACGTCTCTTAGCTTGCCCAAGTCTAGGCCCTGGGCGACCTTGACCAGTTTGACCTCACTCGTGTGCGTCTCCCGGTCTTCGAAAGACATGATCATTGCTCCAGGGATATACAGGAATTGAGCCTCGATCTCCAGAACCCGGGCACTCATCGTCATGTACTCTTCAAGTCGATGTGTTGGAGCGCCATATTGCATCAAGGCTCTACACAGCCTCTTGAGGTATTTCTGCCGAGCAATCGTTCCAGCAATGTGCGCCGTGATGCGGTACTCTTCTTGGAGTCTAGGTCGGCTGAGTCTGTTCAGCACGCCTCCACTGCTTGTCCTTTTACCAATACCTGGTCGCTTCTGCTGCTGTTCTCTCAGTCTCTTGCTGACCTCTTCACCCAGATCACGATTCGACACTGCTGGTGATCCGAATGAGGAAGATGTGCCCACCAAAGTCGCAAGCGATGATGTGGACTGATTGCCATCTTTCTTGTGTGAGTACCAGCGACGATTGTATGTTGGCGTTGTGGCCCCTGATTCCGGCGGCGAGTGGGCAGGACTTGACATTGCGGACAAGTCGCCGCTCGAGCGTCTTGAGCTGCCTTTGCGAGTGGTACTACTGTTGGGATCACCATATAGTTTCAGCAATGATCCTAGGATACCGCCGCGGTATTGGTCTGGACGAGGTTTGTAATCTTCCATGAACTGTTGGTCGTCTGTAGGCGTCGCGGCGCCAGACCGCTGACCCGATGGCGGCTCACTGGGTAATTGCTTGAATGCATCTCTTGCAACGGTGTGTCTTCTGACGAGGTTGAAAGCCTCTGCAGTGGACGCCTTGCGCAGCCTTTGATGTGGTGGCAGGTCTGTTGGCTCATCTTCCGACTCCCGGCCATTAAGATCTTGCAATGGAATGTCGCCGGCCGTAATGCTTGGTATCCTTCCATCGGGAGAGCTGCGCCTGGAAGCCGGGTTGGAATATGATTGTGCTGCACGCTCGACATCTTTGCCACGCTCGAAGGCTTTCCTGGCGCTCTGCTGTCTTTGCCTGTGGCGTTCGTCGTTTTCGGGACTTTCGAGCTCGATCGCTGGCTCTTCAGGCCTGATGGAATTGCCTCTGCGGATGGCGGGTCTAGGCCGCGGTATATCAAGGTTTCGGCTGATGGCTTCATATAGCTGTTCAGTCTTCTGCTCCGATAGTCGTGGAAGATGCGACTTGTCGTTTTCCGACGGCAGGAGCTGATCGCCACTACTTTGTCTGCGATGCCCAGAGGGTGTGTTGTTGCCACTGCCGGCAGGTGAGCCGTAGTTCGGACTGAGGTCGAAGGGCGAATAAGGACCGTCTCCTTGATACTCAACAAAGCTTGATCGTTTCCCTGACGGATCTACTTCCTCTCCACCGGTGAAGCCAACCCTCTTCTTGCCTTTTGGTTTGTCCCCCGAGGCGGCAGGAGTGCCTCCTTCTGCACATGTCACCACTCCACTGGATGCTAGAGTATGTTTGGGCGACTCTGCCATGGCTGAGTCGCCAAGGGGGTTGCCGAGCTCCTCGACGGGAGTGCTCATGCTGGCTACGGGCTACCAGGCGCGGTAGCAGGCGCCAAGAAGGTAGACAATAGGACTTGATTGTAAATATAAAAGGCCGAATCCGGTGGTGTGGATGTCCAGTTATGCTGTTTACCGTTGGAGATAGCCTTGTAACACCGCCAATCTGAAACAAAGGAATGCAATGTGGGTATTGTCGGCAGCTTCTCCTTTTGGAGCACGCCTTTGCTCTTGATGATCTTGCAAGGAGATGAGTAGGGAAGGTGCACTGTTGCAATGCTGTATGTTGAGCAAGCGTTGGGTACAAAGGTACCTAGATGAGGCGAAAGAGTAGCAGCGAAGAAATGCCGCAAAAGACTGTGCTCCAGTGACTACGGCACAAGCGGGAGGGAAGATAACAGGCTGAGGGAGAGTGGTTGAACGCGGTACAGAGCAGATAGAGTTGTGCAGGTACAAGGAATCAGGAAGGGAGCAGCTTGGAATAGAAACATGTGACAATCGACGGTCGAGACAAGAGCGTCGACCAGGTTTGCGCGTAGAGCAACGCCGAGGAGACATGCACAATCTCATGCATCCGCACAATCCGCAATCCACTGTGTCGACCGAAGTACCAGGCGGTAGTAACTGGAGCAGAAGCTGTGCTGTTCCACGTGCCCCGGTAGTGAGTCCCGGTGGGTCCAGATATGTAGCGATGAGATGCGCGTCGCATCAAGTCAGAGTCTTGTTGTTGTCCGAAGCAGCCGCGCGACTGCGTTATCAGATAGTGCTATAGTAGTGTAGTTCTACTAGCGCAGCAGGCGACAGCGCCAGCGGACACCAGCTTGTTGGGAGTTGGGTCGTAAGGATTGTGTCTTAGGAACCCAGGCGTGCCAGAATTAGTTCTGACTGAGTCTGACAGAGCCGGTGACTCGGATCCGTGAGTCAAAGGACGGTCCAGTCGTCGACTCGTCGTGGTGCGCCGAAATATGCTTGTTCGTGATCAGACGCTTGGCGGATAAGTCACAGTGCGCGCAGGTGTGGGTCGGCGAATGTATCTGGCGGCATGCCAGTGCAAAGCGGTACTGGTACTGGCGATACGTTCGCGCGTTGGGACATGTGTAACGTGTTGAAAAGCTTCTAGAAACGCGCGAGCGAGTTAGGTTTCGGGAAGCCAGGCGCATAGAATAAGCTTATTCAGCTTCGTGGAATTGTGGCTGGCGTAAAGTGGCACCTGCATGCCATGCCTTGTGGCTTGTGCTATGAACGGCATGCATCAAAGCAATGTCATCTGCTGCAGCACTGATTTCGCCCTTGTCATGCATCGTCATCTCGTTCACTATGCAGAATGCTAAATATCAACAACACCTTGCCCAGGACTCATCCAAGCATAACATGGGGCTTTGCCACTGCCGAACGCCATGACACCATCGCAAAAGATGCATCCACGAACTGATCCACCTCCAGACGCGCCTCCCCACGCGCTTCAAGCACTCTCGGCCAACCACCGATGCTTCAGCGCGCTCCAAAACACCTCAGAACTCAACTCCACTTCTTCTCTGATCCATTCCCACTTTCAGAGTATCCCGAGTCTCTTGCACTAACTGTATCGTCGTCTTCTTCGAAATCTATGTCAAACTCTGGTTCCTTGCGATTGTCTGCACTCTCTTCGGCTTCAACGAGGTCGGCACCCTCGCCTTCGCCGTGGCCAGCTGCTCGACCAGCCCAGTCCTTCTGTTCAGCGGCCCTGGTGTTCCAGCGTAATGTCCTGGAAATGCTGTCAAACCACTCAAGAGGCTGCCCCATCACAGTCGGAAAGGGATACTGCGATGCTCGAACGACGACTTCATCGCCACGTCCAAGCTCGACCCGACCTTTGCCGTCAAAGGACACAAACGCGCCGCCTCGTCCAGTAGAAGGGATTGCAACCTTGAGAGCCATGTCGTCGTTGAGTAGCATCGGCCTGAAAGATAATGTGTGCGGACAAATGGGTGTCAAAAGAATGGCCGGAATGTCTGGATGAACCAAACTGCCCCCGGCGCTCAATGAATAGGCCGTGCTTCCTGTGGGCGTGCTAAGAATAATTCCGTCCGCGCTTATACGGGTCAGCAGGCTGTCATTTGCATACAAATCCAAGCTGGAAATATACGACGACGGCCCACGATCGATCACCAGTTCATTGAGCACTTCATGAGTCTCGCCCTCGATCTTGGTAGACTGAGAT contains the following coding sequences:
- a CDS encoding Transcription factor bye1, whose protein sequence is MPRRTLSTYEPRRSGRATKGQHKNASSSPPPPAGPPQNKPAKGAPKGKPSKKAAKNEPQEEDNEEEEIRCICGNADPNDKRPFIGCDSCEVWQHNVCMGITDDEDDIPEHYFCEKCSPEDHQETLQTLARGEKIWESRNKLWQNEKKMSKNRKSKSRGGDGGKPGWLKKDMLPQSEAPAEEPEPAPPAANGGKDTGTKRKRQEEEVKDEGPPEPEPAPEAKTTKSKSARQDKRRKSTPLESKVVMGADPDTDTALVPIKGLPKERQNVAQALSKIIGADIEKRAKSGTRLPAGQTGSSLGDHYAVRIEYSLHMNHTAGKESYKQQFRTLHANLKKNTGLVEKLMLGSLTADELSTMESSEMLSEDKQRERATMKEALDRQAVAVQEDGPRYKQDHKGYHLIEGEADRQTASASEPRPAVLRASASQDAAGRPTSSRSPTSQGPLSIGTKQAEADMERRASYQAFSMDKIWEKTGNAQSPTANISRPLQPHARRTSSIQVQPQTQGNGAKDDPDIDRMLEDNDDTYSPAPVTGVDAIIWRGKLVQTSEDDAPTVNARFVAGRDLASTVPWQELLPNRLSIDGRLAVQKAEEYLCGLRWSSTSDVAVLALTPYDNASPFNEVFEYFHSRQRYAVIEKDKPHMVKDFYIIPLEAGAELPPHAAMLEHCTLKNPIEERMLLATLIVARAPASPTKQDSTAGSAIGTNGHHLPQHVRQSIGGPAGSPLTAQTPTFPPQQGSPQAGYGASAPNTFPPNSYGPSHLTPPGQPAAYPQQNSPPQNMPPQQSQVEQILGELQYTPTAKMILSQAGNSLTVDQLNNLKTILVEDLNARTDFEALTRKLFADRL
- a CDS encoding Pheromone-regulated membrane protein 10 yields the protein MSTPVEELGNPLGDSAMAESPKHTLASSGVVTCAEGGTPAASGDKPKGKKRVGFTGGEEVDPSGKRSSFVEYQGDGPYSPFDLSPNYGSPAGSGNNTPSGHRRQSSGDQLLPSENDKSHLPRLSEQKTEQLYEAISRNLDIPRPRPAIRRGNSIRPEEPAIELESPENDERHRQRQQSARKAFERGKDVERAAQSYSNPASRRSSPDGRIPSITAGDIPLQDLNGRESEDEPTDLPPHQRLRKASTAEAFNLVRRHTVARDAFKQLPSEPPSGQRSGAATPTDDQQFMEDYKPRPDQYRGGILGSLLKLYGDPNSSTTRKGSSRRSSGDLSAMSSPAHSPPESGATTPTYNRRWYSHKKDGNQSTSSLATLVGTSSSFGSPAVSNRDLGEEVSKRLREQQQKRPGIGKRTSSGGVLNRLSRPRLQEEYRITAHIAGTIARQKYLKRLCRALMQYGAPTHRLEEYMTMSARVLEIEAQFLYIPGAMIMSFEDRETHTSEVKLVKVAQGLDLGKLRDVHEVYKEVVHDKLGVEQAHGRLKEVSNREPKHNRFVRIPVYGLAAVCVGPFAFGARLIDLPIAFFLGCILGFLQLYVAPASDLYANVFEISAAVITSFLARAFGSIRGGDLFCFSALAQSSIALILPGYTVLCASLELQSRSIVAGSVRMVYAIIYSLFLGFGITIGTAIYGIMDKNATSETTCRNQVPEYWFFFFVPGFTMCLIIINQAKWKQAPVMMIIAFAGYVVNYFSARRFSGNTQVSNTLGALAIGVLANLYSRIGGRLENRGWDLWEERLRPRWKSFRKRIFGHQSKRKSPKIMEEGKVMGDNESIHSNFQPNARRVGYGLAAAAMLPAIFVQVPSGLAVNGSLVAGIASANQITSGGTNGTTVVNTTSIATAAQGLNSIAFTVGYSVVQVAIGITVGLFLSAIVVYPFGKRRSGLFSF